In one window of Brassica rapa cultivar Chiifu-401-42 chromosome A07, CAAS_Brap_v3.01, whole genome shotgun sequence DNA:
- the LOC103831020 gene encoding uncharacterized protein LOC103831020 — translation MSILNEIVSVAVGFYKRIQALMSSDQSPPVETPLLHQEQPPPDEEDDDLGQTLRRLEMFLTLLGFSQSSTRSLVLSWIVFLTIGLVLPVTVLELGHCEGCERYQNKSFELNIVVSQACLAGVSLLCVSHNLRKYGIREFLFVDQLSGRMGRLKDHYMQQISNSVKLLGLWSLICVVLKAVREIIRMLYVPHDQPWLSVFILLSMILSWTYLSTIFLAASSMFHLVCNLQVIHFEDYAKLLDEESEISFFIGEHTNLRRYLSKISHRFRIFLVLQFLVVTASQFTTLFQTTAYSGRITYINGGDFAVSAVVQVVGIILCLHAATKISHRAQAIASVASKWHAIMSCSSTDSTQIRASPSGVHLEATTNPPVSFRISNSESDMESMDHYMRMPACNNSHFPSYMSMSSYHRRQAFVLYLQMNPGGITIFGWTVDRHLINTIFFIELSLVTFVLGRTVVFTSE, via the exons ATGTCGATTTTGAATGAGATCGTATCCGTCGCCGTGGGTTTCTACAAACGTATTCAAGCTCTGATGTCTAGTGACCAATCACCACCCGTTGAAACTCCGTTGCTTCATCAAGAACAACCTCCGCCCGACGAAGAAGACGACGACCTCGGTCAAACACTACGAAGGCTAGAGATGTTTCTGACGCTCCTCGGGTTTAGCCAGTCGTCAACGCGAAGCCTTGTCTTGTCGTGGATCGTGTTTTTGACGATCGGTTTGGTGCTGCCGGTGACAGTGTTGGAGCTAGGACATTGTGAAGGGTGTGAGAGGTATCAGAACAAGAGCTTCGAACTCAACATCGTTGTCTCGCAGGCGTGTCTGGCTGGTGTGTCTCTGCTCTGCGTTTCGCATAATTTGAGGAAGTATGGGATTAGGGAGTTTTTGTTCGTTGATCAACTCAGTGGTCGTATGGGACGGCTCAAGGATCACTATATGCAGCAAATCTCG AACTCTGTGAAACTGCTTGGACTATGGTCGCTCATATGTGTTGTTCTGAAAGCTGTTCGAGAGATTATTCGGATGTTATATGTACCTCATGACCAGCCGTGGCTATCTGTTTTTATCCTCTTATCTATGATCTTATCATGGACTTACTTAAGCACTATATTTCTAGCTGCAAGCTCCATGTTTCATTTGGTCTGCAACTTGCAAGTCATTCACTTTGAAGATTACGCAAAGCTCTTAGATGAGGAGTCCGAAATCTCCTTTTTCATCGGCGAGCACACTAATTTGCGCCGTTACCTATCCAAAATAAGCCATAGGTTCCGCATCTTTCTGGTTCTGCAGTTTCTAGTTGTTACAGCTAGCCAGTTCACTACACTTTTCCAGACCACTGCGTACAGTGGGCGTATCACTTATATAAACGGTGGTGATTTTGCT GTCTCGGCGGTGGTCCAAGTTGTTGGAATCATATTATGTCTACACGCGGCAACGAAGATATCTCACAGAGCTCAAGCAATAGCATCAGTTGCAAGTAAGTGGCATGCGATAATGTCTTGCTCATCTACGGATTCAACTCAAATAAGGGCTTCTCCTAGTGGAGTTCACTTGGAAGCCACCACGAATCCACCCGTCTCCTTTCGGATTTCCAATTCAGAAAGTGATATGGAATCAATGGATCACTACATGCGGATGCCTGCTTGTAATAACAGCCACTTTCCTTCATACATGTCCATGTCTTCATATCACAGAAGACAAGCTTTCG TGTTGTATTTGCAGATGAATCCAGGTGGGATAACGATATTCGGATGGACAGTAGACAGGCATCTGATTAACACAATATTCTTCATTGAGCTCTCTCTTGTTACCTTTGTACTTGGGAGGACTGTAGTTTTCACTTCTGAATGA
- the LOC103831018 gene encoding two-component response regulator ARR11 isoform X2: MEKGFSPVGLRVLVVDDDPTWLKILEKMLKKCSYEVTTCGLAREALRLLRERKDGFDIVISDVNMPDMDGFKLLEHVGLELDLPVIMMSVDGETSRVMKGVQHGACDYLLKPIRMKELKIIWQHVLRKKLQEVRDIEGCCYDGGADWFTQGQFLGGGEDVSFGKKRKDFDFEKKLFQDESDQSSSSKKARVVWSYELHQKFVNAVNQIGCDHKAGPKKILDLMNIPWLTRENVASHLQKYRLYLSRLEKGKEIKCYSGGVKNMDSPPKDAEINSGHQSPGKSSSYAFLKATETDPKQLASASVSDPTSDIHMPQKAKKTRIGFDPPISSGVFGSLLPWNDVPDPLESKPPILYENSFLQQQPLPSQSSYVANSAPSLMQEEMKPSYVNPDEFLMPQNKNSTVILQDMDLSAPFSSNATSNTESIPGSLNWELPEAHHSGSLDTDLDFTWLHGEHFFANSGLQNFQFQDYSNSSSTSLLSELPPHLWYGNDRLPDPDEYTLMVDQGLFIS, from the exons ATGGAGAAAGGCTTCTCTCCCGTCGGTCTCAGGGTTCTTGTGGTTGACGACGACCCAACCTGGCTCAAGATTCTTGAGAAAATGCTCAAGAAGTGCTCCTACGAAG TCACTACCTGTGGGTTAGCTAGAGAAGCTCTGAGGTTGCTACGGGAACGTAAGGACGGGTTTGACATCGTGATCAGCGACGTGAACATGCCTGACATGGACGGCTTCAAGCTCCTTGAGCACGTTGGCCTTGAACTGGACCTCCCTGTCATAA TGATGTCGGTGGACGGTGAAACAAGCAGAGTCATGAAAGGCGTCCAGCATGGAGCGTGTGACTACCTGCTGAAGCCGATAAGAATGAAGGAGCTGAAGATCATATGGCAACATGTTCTTAGAAAGAAGCTTCAAGAAGTGAGGGACATCGAAGGCTGCTGCTATGACGGAGGAGCTGACTGGTTCACCCAAGGGCAGTTTCTTGGAGGTGGTGAAGATGTTTCTTTTGGGAAGAAGAGAAAAGACTTTGACTTTGAGAAGAAGCTTTTTCAGGATGAGAGTGACCAATCTTCTTCTTCCAAGAAAGCTAGAGTGGTTTGGTCTTATGAGCTTCACCAGAAGTTTGTTAACGCTGTTAACCAGATCGGATGTGATCACA AAGCTGGTCCCAAGAAGATATTGGACCTCATGAATATCCCATGGCTCACTAGGGAGAATGTTGCTAGCCACCTTCAG aaataCAGACTGTACTTGAGTAGATTAGAGAAAGGAAAGGAGATAAAGTGTTATTCTGGTGGAGTAAAGAATATGGATTCACCTCCAAAAGATGCTGAGATTAATTCAGGACATCAAAGCCCTGGCAAGAGCAGCAGCTATGCATTCCTTAAAGCAACAGAGACTGATCCAAAGCAACTTGCTTCAGCTTCTGTGTCTGACCCCACCAGTGATATCCACATGCCTCAAAAAGCGAAAAAGACACGTATAGGATTTGATCCTCCCATCTCATCCGGTGTGTTTGGCTCTCTGCTTCCCTGGAATGATGTTCCAGACCCACTTGAATCCAAGCCTCCTATTCTCTATGAGAACAGCTTTCTCCAGCAACAACCATTGCCAAGCCAAAGCTCCTATGTTGCAAACTCTGCACCGTCTCTCATGCAAGAGGAAATGAAGCCTTCTTATGTGAATCCGGATGAGTTTCTCATGCCACAAAACAAGAACTCTACTGTGATCCTTCAAGATATGGACTTGTCCGCTCCCTTCAGCTCCAATGCAACCAGCAATACAGAGTCGATTCCGGGAAGCTTGAACTGGGAACTTCCAGAAGCACATCATTCAGGTTCTTTAGACACTGACTTAGACTTCACTTGGCTTCATGGAGAGCATTTCTTTGCAAACAGCGGACTCCAAAACTTCCAGTTTCAAGACTACAGTAACAGTAGTAGCACATCACTCCTGTCTGAGCTCCCTCCCCATCTTTGGTATGGAAACGACAGGCTGCCCGACCCTGACGAGTATACCCTAATGGTAGACCAAGGTTTATTCATATCTTGA
- the LOC103831475 gene encoding uncharacterized protein LOC103831475: protein MLQLKQDLSLFLRCNVGNGSKALFWYDFWTELGPLILLLGSSGPRSLRIPLSATVSQVVRNGHWNLPPARSENALTLQIILSTMSVPSAASSDDVYLWRQGSGGFGPSFSSRVTWERIRVPNPPVDWHKVVWFKEEVPRYSFISWTAFLGRLPTRDRLISWGLQVPPGCVLCSLADESISHLFFDCSFAVATWSRFCGRYLASPPASLAAVVSLCHNLQGPYAPRAVAVLKLLNQVVIYSLWRERNARIFKGVSTSQEATFRVVDRAMRDRLLSVPRPAATARSPSLLELYFCFISPYS from the coding sequence ATGTTACAGCTGAAGCAAGACCTGTCGCTGTTTCTCCGATGCAACGTTGGTAATGGGTCCAAAGCGTTGTTCTGGTACGACTTTTGGACTGAGTTAGGTCCTTTAATCCTCCTACTAGGTTCATCCGGGCCGAGGTCTCTTAGGATTCCTCTCTCAGCCACAGTCTCTCAAGTTGTTCGTAACGGTCACTGGAACCTGCCTCCGGCGCGCTCCGAAAATGCTCTGACCCTTCAGATTATTCTATCTACTATGTCGGTTCCATCTGCAGCTAGCAGCGATGATGTGTATTTGTGGAGGCAGGGTTCTGGTGGTTTTGGTCCATCTTTCTCATCGAGGGTTACTTGGGAGAGAATCCGGGTCCCTAACCCCCCCGTTGATTGGCACAAGGTGGTTTGGTTTAAGGAGGAAGTTCCTCGGTATTCCTTTATCTCTTGGACTGCTTTCCTTGGTAGATTACCAACCCGAGATCGTCTAATCTCTTGGGGACTACAAGTTCCGCCAGGTTGTGTCCTTTGCTCTCTCGCTGATGAGTCTATTAGTCATTTATTCTTCGATTGTTCTTTTGCGGTTGCTACTTGGAGTCGTTTTTGTGGCAGGTATTTGGCGTCTCCACCGGCATCTCTAGCTGCAGTTGTTAGCTTGTGTCACAACCTTCAGGGCCCTTATGCTCCTCGCGCAGTAGCGGTTTTGAAGCTCCTCAACCAGGTCGTCATCTACTCCCTTTGGCGTGAGCGGAATGCTCGTATCTTCAAAGGCGTCTCGACATCTCAGGAAGCTACTTTCAGGGTGGTGGATCGCGCAATGCGTGATAGGCTCCTATCCGTGCCTAGGCCCGCAGCGACTGCTCGCTCTCCTTCTCTTCTGGAGCTCTATTTCTGCTTCATCTCCCCTTATAGTTAG
- the LOC103831014 gene encoding probable thimet oligopeptidase isoform X2, producing MSEDDEGNEKKTQGSNPKKLKLVTFTGAAGLLGLAVSFAIFAFNSHKQKSKKKCLPGCDSVCINLSAKEILDLADEIISKSTRVHDAVALVPLNKLSYENVVLPLAELEARLLPLIQCCVVPKMISPLDNVRKASAEAEMKIDAHLLSCREREDVYRVIRIYAAKGESIAPDAKCYLQCLVRDFEDNGLNLTTTKREEVGRLKDEIDELSSRYVQNLNEDSSCLFFTEAELAGLPVEFLQSLDKTQSKEFKLTLESSHVAAILELCKIAKTRKTVAMAYGKRCGDANIPVLQKLVQSRHRLARLLGYAHFADYALDHRMSKTSTTVIRFLEGISSSLTDLAIREFSILKDLKRKEEGELPFGVEDLLYYIKRVEELQFDLDFGDIRQYFPVSLVLSGIFKICQDLFGIKIEEVTETDVWYYDVQAFAVFDSGSGKLLGYFYLDMFTREGKFSHSCVVSLQNNALFSNGACQIPVALLIAQFSKDGSGEALPLGFSEVVNLFHEFGHLVQHICNRASFARFSGLRVDPDFREIPSQLLENWCYESFTLKLISGYRQDITKPLVDEVCKTLKRWRYSFSALKSLQEILYCLFDQRIYSDDDVDFGQLIRSLHPKVMVGLPVVEGTNPASCFPRAVIGSEATCYSRLWSEVFAADIFASQFGDGHPNLYMGLQFRDKVLAQGGGKEAMELLTSFLGREPSTQAYIESRTKYGL from the exons ATGTCAGAAGACGATGAAGGAAACGAGAAGAAAACGCAAGGATCCAACCCTAAGAAGCTCAAACTCGTAACCTTCACCGGAGCCGCCGGGCTGTTAGGACTCGCCGTCAGTTTCGCCATCTTCGCTTTCAACTCTCACAAGCAAAAATCCAAGAAGAAat GTCTCCCCGGATGCGATTCTGTCTGCATTAACCTATCCGCGAAGGAGATTCTCGATTTAGCTGACGAAATCATCTCCAAGTCCACTCGAGTTCACGACGCTGTTGCCTTGGTTCCTCTTAACAAG CTCTCTTATGAGAACGTTGTGTTGCCGCTGGCGGAGCTTGAAGCGAGGCTGCTTCCTCTTATACAATGCTGTGTGGTTCCTAAGATGATATCTCCTCTGGATAATGTTCGTAAAGCTAGCGCTGAAGCTGAGATGAAGATAGACGCTCATCTTCTCTCCTGCAG GGAACGTGAAGATGTTTACCGTGTTATCAGAATTTATGCTGCAAAGGGAGAATCAATTGCTCCTGACGCTAAATGCTACCTACAGTGCCTG GTTAGAGACTTCGAGGACAATGGTCTGAACCTCACTACAACAAAAAGAGAGGAAGTGGGGAGATTGAAAGATGAAATTGATGAGCTAAGCTCGCGATACGTTCAGAATTTAAATGAAGATAGTTCTTGTCTTTTCTTTACTGAGGCTGAGCTTGCTGGTTTGCCTGTAGAATTTCTCCAG AGTTTGGATAAAACTCAAAGTAAAGAATTTAAGCTCACCTTGGAAAGTAGTCACGTAGCAGCTATTCTAGAGTTATGCAAG ATAGCCAAGACAAGGAAGACAGTGGCTATGGCATATGGAAAGAGATGTGGAGATGCCAATATTCCGGTGTTACAAAAATTG GTTCAGTCGCGCCATAGATTAGCTCGCTTACTTGGTTATGCACACTTCGCTGATTATGCTCTTGATCATAGGATGTCAAAGACATCAACAACG GTGATCAGATTCCTGGAGGGCATCTCTTCCAGTTTAACGGATTTGGCTATTAGAGAATTTTCCATTTTGAAAGATCTGAAG AGGAAAGAAGAAGGGGAGCTTCCATTTGGCGTAGAAGatcttttatattatataaagagAGTAGAGGAGCTGCAGTTTGATCTTGACTTCGGAGATATCCGACAATATTTCCCTGTCAGTTTGGTCCTTTCCGGAATCTTTAAAATATGTCAGGATCTTTTCG GAATAAAAATTGAGGAGGTTACAGAAACGGATGTCTGGTATTATGATGTTCAAGCTTTTGCCGTGTTTGACTCCGGGTCTGGAAAGCTTTTGGGTTATTTTTATCTTGACATGTTTACCAG AGAAGGGAAATTTAGTCACAGCTGTGTGGTGAGTCTTCAGAACAATGCATTGTTCTCCAATGGTGCATGTCAG ATTCCCGTTGCGTTGCTTATTGCACAGTTTTCAAAGGATGGTAGTGGTGAAGCTTTGCCATTGGGATTCTCTGAGGTCGTTAATCTTTTCCACGAGTTTGGCCATTTG GTCCAACATATCTGCAATCGTGCTTCATTTGCTAGATTCTCAGGCCTACGTGTTGACCCTGACTTTCGGGAGATTCCATCTCAATTATTGGAAAACTG GTGTTATGAGAGTTTCACCTTGAAGTTGATATCAGGTTATCGCCAG GATATCACCAAGCCACTGGTTGATGAAGTCTGCAAAACACTCAAACGTTGGCGATATTCTTTCTCTGCACTCAAGTCGCTTCAGGAGATATTATACT GTCTATTCGATCAAAGAATATATTCGGACGATGATGTGGACTTTGGCCAGCTAATCAGGAGTCTTCATCCAAAG GTGATGGTAGGGCTACCAGTGGTGGAAGGAACAAACCCTGCTTCATGTTTCCCACGTGCTGTAATTGGCTCTGAAGCAACGTGTTACAGCCGTTTATGGAGTGAG GTGTTTGCTGCTGATATATTTGCTTCACAGTTCGGGGATGGGCATCCGAATCTGTATATGGGCTTGCAGTTCCGAGACAAA GTGTTGGCCCAGGGAGGAGGCAAAGAAGCCATGGAACTTCTCACCAGTTTTCTTGGAAGGGAACCATCAACACAAGCTTACATTGAGAGCCGGACAAAGTATGGATTGTGA
- the LOC103831018 gene encoding two-component response regulator ARR11 isoform X1 — protein sequence MEKGFSPVGLRVLVVDDDPTWLKILEKMLKKCSYEGSLLLFLCFYTLGVHLLNFLCFCFNPVAVTTCGLAREALRLLRERKDGFDIVISDVNMPDMDGFKLLEHVGLELDLPVIMMSVDGETSRVMKGVQHGACDYLLKPIRMKELKIIWQHVLRKKLQEVRDIEGCCYDGGADWFTQGQFLGGGEDVSFGKKRKDFDFEKKLFQDESDQSSSSKKARVVWSYELHQKFVNAVNQIGCDHKAGPKKILDLMNIPWLTRENVASHLQKYRLYLSRLEKGKEIKCYSGGVKNMDSPPKDAEINSGHQSPGKSSSYAFLKATETDPKQLASASVSDPTSDIHMPQKAKKTRIGFDPPISSGVFGSLLPWNDVPDPLESKPPILYENSFLQQQPLPSQSSYVANSAPSLMQEEMKPSYVNPDEFLMPQNKNSTVILQDMDLSAPFSSNATSNTESIPGSLNWELPEAHHSGSLDTDLDFTWLHGEHFFANSGLQNFQFQDYSNSSSTSLLSELPPHLWYGNDRLPDPDEYTLMVDQGLFIS from the exons ATGGAGAAAGGCTTCTCTCCCGTCGGTCTCAGGGTTCTTGTGGTTGACGACGACCCAACCTGGCTCAAGATTCTTGAGAAAATGCTCAAGAAGTGCTCCTACGAAGgttcccttcttctttttctatgtttttacaCATTGGGAGTCCACCTGCTTAATTTCCTCTGCTTTTGTTTTAACCCCGTTGCAGTCACTACCTGTGGGTTAGCTAGAGAAGCTCTGAGGTTGCTACGGGAACGTAAGGACGGGTTTGACATCGTGATCAGCGACGTGAACATGCCTGACATGGACGGCTTCAAGCTCCTTGAGCACGTTGGCCTTGAACTGGACCTCCCTGTCATAA TGATGTCGGTGGACGGTGAAACAAGCAGAGTCATGAAAGGCGTCCAGCATGGAGCGTGTGACTACCTGCTGAAGCCGATAAGAATGAAGGAGCTGAAGATCATATGGCAACATGTTCTTAGAAAGAAGCTTCAAGAAGTGAGGGACATCGAAGGCTGCTGCTATGACGGAGGAGCTGACTGGTTCACCCAAGGGCAGTTTCTTGGAGGTGGTGAAGATGTTTCTTTTGGGAAGAAGAGAAAAGACTTTGACTTTGAGAAGAAGCTTTTTCAGGATGAGAGTGACCAATCTTCTTCTTCCAAGAAAGCTAGAGTGGTTTGGTCTTATGAGCTTCACCAGAAGTTTGTTAACGCTGTTAACCAGATCGGATGTGATCACA AAGCTGGTCCCAAGAAGATATTGGACCTCATGAATATCCCATGGCTCACTAGGGAGAATGTTGCTAGCCACCTTCAG aaataCAGACTGTACTTGAGTAGATTAGAGAAAGGAAAGGAGATAAAGTGTTATTCTGGTGGAGTAAAGAATATGGATTCACCTCCAAAAGATGCTGAGATTAATTCAGGACATCAAAGCCCTGGCAAGAGCAGCAGCTATGCATTCCTTAAAGCAACAGAGACTGATCCAAAGCAACTTGCTTCAGCTTCTGTGTCTGACCCCACCAGTGATATCCACATGCCTCAAAAAGCGAAAAAGACACGTATAGGATTTGATCCTCCCATCTCATCCGGTGTGTTTGGCTCTCTGCTTCCCTGGAATGATGTTCCAGACCCACTTGAATCCAAGCCTCCTATTCTCTATGAGAACAGCTTTCTCCAGCAACAACCATTGCCAAGCCAAAGCTCCTATGTTGCAAACTCTGCACCGTCTCTCATGCAAGAGGAAATGAAGCCTTCTTATGTGAATCCGGATGAGTTTCTCATGCCACAAAACAAGAACTCTACTGTGATCCTTCAAGATATGGACTTGTCCGCTCCCTTCAGCTCCAATGCAACCAGCAATACAGAGTCGATTCCGGGAAGCTTGAACTGGGAACTTCCAGAAGCACATCATTCAGGTTCTTTAGACACTGACTTAGACTTCACTTGGCTTCATGGAGAGCATTTCTTTGCAAACAGCGGACTCCAAAACTTCCAGTTTCAAGACTACAGTAACAGTAGTAGCACATCACTCCTGTCTGAGCTCCCTCCCCATCTTTGGTATGGAAACGACAGGCTGCCCGACCCTGACGAGTATACCCTAATGGTAGACCAAGGTTTATTCATATCTTGA
- the LOC103831014 gene encoding probable thimet oligopeptidase isoform X1 has protein sequence MSEDDEGNEKKTQGSNPKKLKLVTFTGAAGLLGLAVSFAIFAFNSHKQKSKKKCLPGCDSVCINLSAKEILDLADEIISKSTRVHDAVALVPLNKLSYENVVLPLAELEARLLPLIQCCVVPKMISPLDNVRKASAEAEMKIDAHLLSCREREDVYRVIRIYAAKGESIAPDAKCYLQCLVRDFEDNGLNLTTTKREEVGRLKDEIDELSSRYVQNLNEDSSCLFFTEAELAGLPVEFLQSLDKTQSKEFKLTLESSHVAAILELCKIAKTRKTVAMAYGKRCGDANIPVLQKLVQSRHRLARLLGYAHFADYALDHRMSKTSTTVIRFLEGISSSLTDLAIREFSILKDLKRKEEGELPFGVEDLLYYIKRVEELQFDLDFGDIRQYFPVSLVLSGIFKICQDLFGIKIEEVTETDVWYYDVQAFAVFDSGSGKLLGYFYLDMFTREGKFSHSCVVSLQNNALFSNGACQVTILHPCRTFIWTCSGIYLVSVCLQIPVALLIAQFSKDGSGEALPLGFSEVVNLFHEFGHLVQHICNRASFARFSGLRVDPDFREIPSQLLENWCYESFTLKLISGYRQDITKPLVDEVCKTLKRWRYSFSALKSLQEILYCLFDQRIYSDDDVDFGQLIRSLHPKVMVGLPVVEGTNPASCFPRAVIGSEATCYSRLWSEVFAADIFASQFGDGHPNLYMGLQFRDKVLAQGGGKEAMELLTSFLGREPSTQAYIESRTKYGL, from the exons ATGTCAGAAGACGATGAAGGAAACGAGAAGAAAACGCAAGGATCCAACCCTAAGAAGCTCAAACTCGTAACCTTCACCGGAGCCGCCGGGCTGTTAGGACTCGCCGTCAGTTTCGCCATCTTCGCTTTCAACTCTCACAAGCAAAAATCCAAGAAGAAat GTCTCCCCGGATGCGATTCTGTCTGCATTAACCTATCCGCGAAGGAGATTCTCGATTTAGCTGACGAAATCATCTCCAAGTCCACTCGAGTTCACGACGCTGTTGCCTTGGTTCCTCTTAACAAG CTCTCTTATGAGAACGTTGTGTTGCCGCTGGCGGAGCTTGAAGCGAGGCTGCTTCCTCTTATACAATGCTGTGTGGTTCCTAAGATGATATCTCCTCTGGATAATGTTCGTAAAGCTAGCGCTGAAGCTGAGATGAAGATAGACGCTCATCTTCTCTCCTGCAG GGAACGTGAAGATGTTTACCGTGTTATCAGAATTTATGCTGCAAAGGGAGAATCAATTGCTCCTGACGCTAAATGCTACCTACAGTGCCTG GTTAGAGACTTCGAGGACAATGGTCTGAACCTCACTACAACAAAAAGAGAGGAAGTGGGGAGATTGAAAGATGAAATTGATGAGCTAAGCTCGCGATACGTTCAGAATTTAAATGAAGATAGTTCTTGTCTTTTCTTTACTGAGGCTGAGCTTGCTGGTTTGCCTGTAGAATTTCTCCAG AGTTTGGATAAAACTCAAAGTAAAGAATTTAAGCTCACCTTGGAAAGTAGTCACGTAGCAGCTATTCTAGAGTTATGCAAG ATAGCCAAGACAAGGAAGACAGTGGCTATGGCATATGGAAAGAGATGTGGAGATGCCAATATTCCGGTGTTACAAAAATTG GTTCAGTCGCGCCATAGATTAGCTCGCTTACTTGGTTATGCACACTTCGCTGATTATGCTCTTGATCATAGGATGTCAAAGACATCAACAACG GTGATCAGATTCCTGGAGGGCATCTCTTCCAGTTTAACGGATTTGGCTATTAGAGAATTTTCCATTTTGAAAGATCTGAAG AGGAAAGAAGAAGGGGAGCTTCCATTTGGCGTAGAAGatcttttatattatataaagagAGTAGAGGAGCTGCAGTTTGATCTTGACTTCGGAGATATCCGACAATATTTCCCTGTCAGTTTGGTCCTTTCCGGAATCTTTAAAATATGTCAGGATCTTTTCG GAATAAAAATTGAGGAGGTTACAGAAACGGATGTCTGGTATTATGATGTTCAAGCTTTTGCCGTGTTTGACTCCGGGTCTGGAAAGCTTTTGGGTTATTTTTATCTTGACATGTTTACCAG AGAAGGGAAATTTAGTCACAGCTGTGTGGTGAGTCTTCAGAACAATGCATTGTTCTCCAATGGTGCATGTCAGGTGACAATCTTACATCCATGTCGGACCTTTATTTGGACCTGTTCTGGCATTtatcttgtttctgtttgtCTCCAGATTCCCGTTGCGTTGCTTATTGCACAGTTTTCAAAGGATGGTAGTGGTGAAGCTTTGCCATTGGGATTCTCTGAGGTCGTTAATCTTTTCCACGAGTTTGGCCATTTG GTCCAACATATCTGCAATCGTGCTTCATTTGCTAGATTCTCAGGCCTACGTGTTGACCCTGACTTTCGGGAGATTCCATCTCAATTATTGGAAAACTG GTGTTATGAGAGTTTCACCTTGAAGTTGATATCAGGTTATCGCCAG GATATCACCAAGCCACTGGTTGATGAAGTCTGCAAAACACTCAAACGTTGGCGATATTCTTTCTCTGCACTCAAGTCGCTTCAGGAGATATTATACT GTCTATTCGATCAAAGAATATATTCGGACGATGATGTGGACTTTGGCCAGCTAATCAGGAGTCTTCATCCAAAG GTGATGGTAGGGCTACCAGTGGTGGAAGGAACAAACCCTGCTTCATGTTTCCCACGTGCTGTAATTGGCTCTGAAGCAACGTGTTACAGCCGTTTATGGAGTGAG GTGTTTGCTGCTGATATATTTGCTTCACAGTTCGGGGATGGGCATCCGAATCTGTATATGGGCTTGCAGTTCCGAGACAAA GTGTTGGCCCAGGGAGGAGGCAAAGAAGCCATGGAACTTCTCACCAGTTTTCTTGGAAGGGAACCATCAACACAAGCTTACATTGAGAGCCGGACAAAGTATGGATTGTGA
- the LOC103831017 gene encoding protein HHL1, chloroplastic has product MDKVRSNEIIIPIAHDFIGARSMEVSMSLNALARLPLKNTGRLEEVGLARHSLFTSRTPCRESTKRRMVFVVEAKGKKGMAARQYQRTPPPMPKIEDDGNPRFVIFIRMANVYLWYPLSIIAGGTTAKIMVAAKDNLLGKYIYKDTIARNIAAVIYRDEKEIQKTAIKQHRVLRTATEFRYGYKLVENGNMRAALSTSDVIELPTQDQLKTVLDKVKDFFGDAKESFGKISSLNPGETEESPDEKAKQV; this is encoded by the exons ATGGATAAGGTACGATCTAACGAAATCATCATCCCCATTGCACACGACTTCATTGGTGCTCGCTCAATGGAAGTGAGTATGTCTCTCAACGCGTTGGCTCGGCTTCCACTGAAGAATACAGGAAGACTCGAAGAGGTCGGTTTAGCAAGACACTCTCTCTTCACCTCGAGAACACCATGCCGAGAATCTACGAAACGGCGGATGGTTTTCGTTGTGGAGGCGAAAGGGAAGAAAGGCATGGCGGCTCGTCAGTATCAACGCACACCTCCTCCTATGCCTAAGATTGAAGACGACGGGAACCCTAGATTCGTTATCTTCATCCGTATGGCCAAT GTGTATCTTTGGTATCCACTAAGTATAATAGCTGGTGGTACAACTGCTAAGATCATGGTTGCTGCTAAAGATAACCTCTTGGGGAAGTATATCTACAAAGACACCATTGCTAGAAACATTGCTGCTGTTATTTACAGA GATGAGAAGGAGATACAAAAGACAGCTATAAAGCAGCATCGTGTCTTGCGGACTGCCACTGAGTTTCGATATGGCTACAAACTTGTT GAAAACGGGAACATGAGAGCTGCACTCAGTACCTCGGATGTCATCGAG CTCCCAACTCAGGACCAGCTTAAAACAGTGTTGGACAAAGTGAAAGACTTTTTCGGGGATGCTAAAGAGTCATTCGGAAAGATATCATCTTTGAATCCTGGAGAAACTGAAGAAAGCCCTGATGAGAAAGCCAAGCAAGTATAA